A DNA window from Bacteroidales bacterium contains the following coding sequences:
- a CDS encoding ankyrin repeat domain-containing protein codes for MNRKQLNEKLFKAVENNNIKEVKALIEKGADVNTKALMFAVYVGSLDIVKLLIEKGADVNVKDKGGWTVLMPAAVKGFFDVAKLLIEKGADVNAKNKTGQTSLTIAKENKKEEMIKLLKENGAKE; via the coding sequence ATGAACAGAAAACAATTAAACGAAAAACTGTTTAAAGCAGTTGAAAATAATAACATCAAAGAAGTAAAAGCTTTAATTGAAAAAGGTGCGGATGTAAATACAAAAGCCCTAATGTTTGCAGTTTATGTCGGCTCTCTTGATATTGTGAAATTACTTATTGAAAAAGGTGCAGATGTAAATGTAAAAGATAAAGGTGGTTGGACAGTTTTAATGCCTGCAGCTGTAAAAGGTTTTTTTGATGTAGCAAAATTATTAATTGAAAAAGGTGCAGATGTAAACGCAAAAAACAAAACCGGACAAACATCATTAACAATAGCAAAAGAAAATAAAAAAGAAGAAATGATTAAACTCCTCAAAGAAAACGGAGCAAAAGAATAA